One Thermosphaera aggregans DNA segment encodes these proteins:
- a CDS encoding NADH-quinone oxidoreductase subunit C has translation MLKDPSTIDKYVKLAESAGASITVDGDTVHIVSKPEHLPGLAGKLFNEFKCVHRTCVATDERPLNGFFSLTHLFTDDANGLYITLKTYLEGDKPRAPSIVDQVPAADWCEMEARDLVGIEFEGRSAYRLVLPPGWPSEVYPLRKDFQYDKRPNMIPVSEKVSVTEESSTVPVGPYHPALHEPEYFELYVEGERVVDVKYRGFHVHRGIEKLGESRMTYQQVNFLAERICGICGFEHSTCYALAVEKAAKLDVPERAQFIRSIILEVERLHSHLLWLGVAFHLVGYDAGFMHMWRIREKVMYLSEYLTGSRKTYGINLVGGVRKDINEEKKSKILETLETLEKEFKELVEVAVSVPQVKRRLTGTGILPKEDAVKLGVEGPVARASGIDRDARRDLPYAAYKHVSFKVPVYTEGDNMARALVRVDETLESISMIKQLLDQIPKGPIRLEEFDIPPGRIGVQVVEAPRGGDIHFVITGEGKPYRWRVRAPTYNNIPALKVMLRDQPLADAPLTIASIDPCFSCTDRVVVVKEDGSVLKLNLTQGVKL, from the coding sequence ATGCTTAAAGATCCTTCTACAATAGATAAATACGTAAAACTAGCGGAATCCGCCGGCGCATCGATAACCGTGGACGGTGACACAGTCCACATAGTATCCAAGCCGGAGCACCTCCCCGGGTTAGCTGGAAAGCTCTTCAACGAGTTTAAATGCGTTCACAGAACCTGTGTTGCAACCGATGAACGACCCTTAAACGGCTTCTTCTCACTCACCCATCTTTTCACAGACGACGCCAACGGCTTGTACATTACTTTGAAAACCTATCTGGAGGGAGACAAGCCCAGGGCGCCGAGCATTGTTGACCAGGTCCCTGCTGCAGACTGGTGTGAAATGGAGGCGCGGGACCTGGTTGGAATAGAGTTCGAGGGCAGGAGCGCCTACAGGCTTGTCCTACCGCCCGGCTGGCCCTCAGAGGTCTACCCGTTGAGGAAGGATTTCCAGTACGATAAACGCCCAAACATGATTCCCGTGAGCGAGAAGGTGTCGGTTACCGAGGAATCCTCGACTGTGCCAGTGGGGCCGTACCATCCCGCGCTCCACGAGCCCGAGTACTTCGAGCTGTATGTTGAAGGAGAGAGAGTGGTCGACGTCAAGTACAGAGGTTTCCACGTTCACAGAGGTATTGAGAAGCTTGGAGAGTCGAGGATGACTTACCAGCAGGTAAACTTCCTAGCTGAGAGAATATGCGGGATATGCGGGTTTGAACACAGCACTTGCTACGCTCTCGCGGTTGAGAAGGCTGCTAAGCTCGACGTCCCCGAGAGAGCCCAGTTCATCAGGAGCATAATCCTAGAGGTTGAAAGGCTTCACAGCCACCTCCTCTGGCTCGGCGTGGCCTTCCACCTAGTGGGTTACGACGCAGGCTTCATGCACATGTGGAGGATTCGCGAGAAAGTAATGTATCTTTCAGAATACCTCACAGGGAGCAGGAAAACCTACGGGATAAACCTTGTCGGGGGAGTGAGGAAGGATATTAACGAGGAGAAGAAGTCAAAGATCCTGGAGACCCTGGAGACTCTTGAGAAAGAGTTCAAGGAGCTAGTAGAGGTAGCGGTCTCCGTGCCCCAGGTTAAGCGGAGGCTGACCGGGACCGGTATCCTACCGAAAGAGGATGCTGTCAAGCTGGGGGTTGAAGGCCCTGTTGCAAGAGCTTCAGGCATAGATAGAGACGCTAGAAGAGACCTGCCCTATGCTGCTTACAAGCATGTATCTTTCAAAGTACCAGTCTACACTGAGGGAGACAACATGGCGAGAGCCCTGGTAAGGGTTGACGAAACTTTAGAGTCTATCTCGATGATAAAGCAACTCCTCGACCAGATACCGAAGGGCCCGATACGTCTCGAGGAATTCGACATTCCCCCAGGTAGAATAGGAGTCCAAGTCGTTGAAGCCCCGAGAGGAGGCGATATCCACTTCGTGATAACCGGCGAGGGCAAGCCATACAGGTGGAGGGTTAGAGCTCCAACATACAACAACATCCCTGCTTTAAAAGTGATGCTGAGGGATCAGCCCTTGGCTGATGCCCCGTTGACAATAGCAAGTATTGACCCATGCTTCTCCTGCACAGACAGGGTTGTAGTGGTAAAGGAGGATGGATCCGTGCTCAAGCTCAACCTGACACAGGGTGTTAAACTATGA
- a CDS encoding NADH-quinone oxidoreductase subunit H — MFEIILVGIVSAVMLILPLLLDGLERKVKATIQTRIGPPVTQTLYDFLKLMGKEVKPFTGSALATYMVLLTIILQLSSLIALNYFIIVERSFQILFTGLALFLVAQASSTMTPLLVPNPFSQIGGYREVVVSLVNEFTMIISVGVISFILGGGAAYPYTYIGLLSAMITLFVTSYVSTGRPPFDIAEAEVELASGVFVEFSGPLLAAYVYALLSRRLLAKMVPLAIILQALTSPGLLTPLILLPLIIVMWVIYGVAATVVGRTRIDLAPASLLKLYIPLMALSITGLLIGVYYA, encoded by the coding sequence GTGTTCGAGATAATACTGGTAGGGATCGTGTCGGCCGTGATGCTTATACTACCCTTACTGCTCGACGGGTTGGAGAGGAAGGTTAAAGCAACTATTCAAACACGAATAGGACCTCCCGTAACTCAAACACTATACGACTTCCTCAAACTCATGGGCAAGGAGGTTAAACCCTTCACGGGCTCCGCCTTAGCCACCTACATGGTGTTGCTAACCATAATTCTACAGCTCTCATCACTGATTGCTCTAAACTACTTCATCATCGTGGAGAGGAGTTTTCAAATCCTGTTCACAGGGCTAGCTTTATTCCTGGTTGCTCAAGCATCAAGCACTATGACACCCCTCCTCGTTCCAAACCCGTTTTCACAGATAGGAGGTTATAGAGAAGTTGTTGTCTCCCTTGTGAACGAGTTTACAATGATAATTTCTGTTGGGGTTATCTCCTTCATACTGGGAGGGGGAGCCGCCTACCCATATACTTACATAGGGCTTTTATCCGCCATGATAACATTGTTTGTAACGAGCTACGTGAGCACCGGGCGCCCGCCCTTCGACATTGCTGAAGCAGAGGTTGAGCTTGCATCAGGGGTTTTCGTAGAGTTCAGCGGACCCTTGCTCGCAGCCTATGTTTACGCCTTGTTGAGTAGGAGGCTCCTTGCGAAAATGGTTCCCCTCGCGATCATTCTGCAAGCCTTAACCAGCCCAGGGCTCCTGACACCCCTCATCCTACTACCGCTAATAATTGTAATGTGGGTTATCTACGGTGTTGCCGCCACGGTGGTTGGGAGGACTAGGATAGATCTTGCTCCTGCAAGCCTTCTCAAGCTTTATATACCTTTAATGGCATTGTCTATAACAGGGTTATTGATAGGTGTTTATTATGCTTAA
- a CDS encoding proton-conducting transporter membrane subunit — protein MLVKTYVILAILLPVTGALIVDSYPRLSKVLRILGFLIPGLFFLVGMIELLWFQPYFMLLSTIAAVGLTLHTEGYYKVIYGKVMYQQLVMDTMLSLIILLFSSETLIEAITLWIVLELVSVLLILMEKGYENYPVAIKYLVFCATPGDISILSIWVLASQKYGFIESLLTPFTELSATSMSVGILESLILVIGFLTKLGQFPLHSWLPTAHYHAPSPGSSVISGLLLKMGAFSLFIVISMFSLNPAVFYIMMAQGIITSVYGYLMTTVQTDVKRVIVYSSLGHMGVVTMLFALYGLVREPIIQTLIVVYVVYHGIAKALGFVNISIMEQLANTHELYKLGFLGLVSPNALNIAFLTFLNLAGFPPTPGFIVKFLLILTTLSLVLTGSLLALPVLAIISFSTVITVIYMSKFIAAYTSSIKPPLKIPPENLNNPELVGDYFLSFFTIVLSYLLLSVFPADFWIYTLLIIIALTTPLTILICVRNLREIREEKQQWLSGVEA, from the coding sequence ATGCTGGTTAAAACATACGTTATACTTGCCATCCTGCTCCCAGTCACGGGAGCCCTGATAGTGGACTCCTACCCCAGGCTTTCAAAAGTTTTAAGAATACTCGGATTCCTCATCCCCGGGCTCTTCTTCCTCGTAGGAATGATAGAGCTTTTATGGTTCCAGCCGTATTTCATGCTTCTCTCCACAATAGCAGCTGTAGGCTTAACCCTCCACACCGAGGGCTACTACAAGGTAATCTACGGTAAGGTGATGTATCAGCAACTGGTAATGGACACCATGCTCTCCCTGATCATACTGTTGTTCTCCTCTGAAACCCTTATCGAAGCAATAACTCTCTGGATAGTTCTAGAACTGGTCTCAGTCCTCCTAATACTGATGGAGAAAGGCTATGAGAACTACCCTGTGGCGATAAAATACCTTGTCTTCTGCGCCACCCCGGGCGATATCTCAATACTATCTATATGGGTGCTTGCCTCCCAGAAATACGGCTTCATAGAGTCCCTGCTAACCCCGTTCACCGAGCTCTCCGCTACCAGCATGAGCGTTGGAATTCTCGAATCACTAATCCTAGTCATAGGATTCCTCACCAAGCTCGGCCAATTCCCCCTGCACTCATGGCTCCCAACAGCACACTACCACGCGCCCTCCCCAGGCTCATCCGTGATAAGCGGGTTGCTATTGAAAATGGGTGCTTTCTCACTCTTCATAGTAATTTCAATGTTCAGCCTCAACCCTGCAGTATTCTACATCATGATGGCGCAGGGCATTATAACATCCGTGTACGGCTACTTAATGACCACTGTTCAAACAGACGTTAAAAGAGTGATAGTGTACAGCTCACTAGGGCACATGGGCGTTGTTACAATGCTGTTCGCACTCTACGGCTTGGTCAGAGAGCCCATCATACAGACATTGATAGTCGTATACGTCGTGTATCACGGCATAGCCAAGGCCTTGGGCTTCGTAAACATTTCAATAATGGAGCAGCTCGCGAACACTCACGAGCTCTACAAGCTAGGCTTCCTAGGCCTTGTCTCGCCGAACGCGCTCAACATAGCCTTCCTAACATTCCTCAACCTAGCTGGCTTCCCGCCAACCCCCGGCTTCATTGTGAAATTCCTCCTGATACTCACCACGCTCTCCCTTGTTCTAACAGGGAGTTTGCTAGCCCTCCCAGTGCTCGCTATAATCAGCTTCTCAACCGTGATAACCGTGATATACATGAGCAAGTTCATAGCAGCCTACACTTCATCCATTAAGCCACCGCTGAAAATCCCGCCTGAAAACCTCAACAACCCCGAGCTGGTTGGAGACTACTTCCTATCCTTCTTCACAATAGTACTCTCCTACCTCCTGCTCTCCGTTTTCCCAGCTGACTTCTGGATTTACACACTCCTAATAATCATCGCTTTAACAACCCCGTTAACCATATTAATATGTGTGCGAAACCTGAGAGAGATTAGAGAGGAGAAGCAGCAGTGGTTATCGGGTGTTGAAGCATGA